From the Rhodoferax sp. WC2427 genome, one window contains:
- a CDS encoding PhoX family phosphatase, with protein MSDASFASRRSALKFLATAPMLPLGAFATTSLLSGCATTAPSSAGFVSATFTGMAAPTLANPAAMATVAVGSTLNVAYADHSTRSYKLAYQPFFNTGDMVPDGKGGKVLAGGYFDIRNQPILDRSVPGKERHFFSDCPDGSSLLTLAHANVPGVQGNTVFAVVQFEYTTRDQKGADAYGTLPSPIAVLTLDQNPKTGQLSLVKYHNVDTSSAHGLWITCGASLSPWNTHLSSEEYEPNAPFIGEVKHFKAFSKNVFGDENKANPYHYGHLPEVTVNPDGTGSIKKHYCLGRISHELIQVMPDNRTALMGDDFTNGGLFMFVADREKDLSSGTLYVASLDTGFSVNPTAPAVGVYWVKLGHATSAEIEQMANTLKPADIMDVRKEDPQDASFTQVFLSGVPNWIKVKPGMEKAAAFLETHRYAGLVGGTMAFTKMEGTTVNIKDKVAYSALSYIQESMVKGGKGWTAGSGIALPKALVAGAVIEHKLVGGQKDILGEAIRSDWVPVATKTLLAGEDIAADAMGNLAHIDKIANPDNLKFSEKLRTLFIGEDTGLHVNNYLWAYNVDTKALSRVLSTPSGAESTGLHAVDEINGWTYIMSNFQHAGDWIPALHGKVQATLDPLVRANYNDRFGAAVGYLTADPTAIQLG; from the coding sequence ATGTCTGACGCATCCTTTGCCTCGCGCCGCAGCGCCCTGAAATTTTTGGCCACCGCGCCCATGCTGCCGCTGGGCGCGTTTGCCACCACTTCGCTCTTGTCCGGCTGCGCCACTACCGCGCCGTCCAGCGCTGGTTTTGTGTCGGCCACGTTCACCGGCATGGCTGCGCCCACCCTGGCCAACCCGGCCGCCATGGCCACCGTGGCCGTGGGCTCCACCCTGAATGTGGCTTATGCCGACCACAGCACCCGCAGCTACAAGCTGGCCTACCAGCCGTTTTTCAATACCGGCGACATGGTGCCGGACGGCAAGGGCGGCAAGGTGCTGGCCGGTGGCTACTTTGACATCCGCAACCAGCCCATCCTGGACCGCTCGGTGCCCGGCAAGGAGCGCCACTTCTTCTCGGACTGCCCGGACGGCAGCTCGCTGCTCACCCTGGCCCATGCCAATGTGCCGGGCGTGCAGGGCAACACCGTCTTCGCCGTGGTCCAGTTCGAGTACACCACCCGCGACCAGAAGGGGGCCGATGCCTACGGCACGCTGCCGTCGCCCATCGCCGTGCTCACGCTCGACCAGAACCCAAAAACCGGCCAGCTCAGCCTGGTCAAGTACCACAACGTGGACACCTCCAGCGCCCACGGCCTGTGGATCACCTGCGGTGCCAGCCTGTCGCCCTGGAACACGCACTTGTCCAGCGAAGAGTACGAACCCAACGCGCCCTTCATCGGCGAGGTCAAGCACTTCAAGGCCTTCAGCAAGAACGTGTTCGGCGATGAAAACAAGGCCAACCCCTACCACTACGGCCACCTGCCCGAAGTGACGGTGAACCCCGACGGCACCGGCTCCATCAAGAAGCACTACTGCCTGGGCCGCATCTCGCACGAGCTGATCCAGGTCATGCCCGACAACCGCACCGCGCTGATGGGCGACGACTTCACCAACGGCGGCCTGTTCATGTTTGTGGCCGACCGCGAAAAAGACCTGTCCTCGGGCACCCTGTACGTGGCCAGCCTGGACACCGGCTTTTCGGTGAACCCCACCGCACCGGCAGTGGGCGTGTACTGGGTGAAACTGGGCCACGCCACCAGTGCCGAGATCGAGCAGATGGCCAACACCTTGAAGCCTGCCGACATCATGGACGTGCGCAAGGAAGACCCCCAAGACGCCAGCTTCACCCAGGTGTTCCTGAGCGGCGTGCCCAACTGGATCAAGGTGAAACCTGGCATGGAAAAAGCCGCGGCCTTCCTGGAAACCCACCGCTACGCCGGTCTGGTGGGTGGCACCATGGCCTTCACCAAAATGGAGGGCACCACCGTCAACATCAAGGACAAGGTGGCCTACTCCGCGTTGTCCTACATCCAGGAATCCATGGTCAAGGGCGGCAAGGGCTGGACGGCAGGCAGCGGCATCGCCTTGCCCAAGGCCCTGGTGGCCGGTGCGGTGATCGAGCACAAGCTGGTGGGCGGCCAAAAAGACATTCTGGGCGAAGCCATCCGCAGCGACTGGGTGCCAGTGGCCACCAAGACCCTGCTGGCCGGGGAAGACATTGCCGCCGATGCCATGGGCAACCTGGCCCATATCGACAAGATTGCCAACCCCGACAACCTGAAGTTCTCGGAAAAGCTGCGCACCCTGTTCATCGGCGAAGACACCGGCCTGCACGTCAACAACTACCTCTGGGCCTACAACGTCGACACCAAGGCCTTGAGCCGCGTGCTGTCCACCCCGTCGGGCGCGGAATCCACCGGCCTGCACGCGGTGGACGAGATCAACGGCTGGACCTACATCATGAGCAACTTCCAGCACGCCGGCGACTGGATTCCCGCCCTGCACGGCAAGGTGCAGGCCACCCTGGACCCGCTGGTGCGCGCCAACTACAACGACCGCTTCGGCGCGGCCGTGGGCTACCTGACGGCCGACCCGACGGCGATACAGCTGGGTTAA
- a CDS encoding MBL fold metallo-hydrolase, whose product MRIPQAILRAALATAFTATAAHAAAPMAKTQAPGFYRMALGDFEVTALSDGTVDLPVDKLLSHTTPAKVQKALAQSYLAAPLETSVNGYLVNTGAKLVLIDTGAAGLFGPTLGKLVANLKAAGYQPEQVDEIYITHMHPDHVGGLVDGDKMVFPNATVRADKHDADFWLSQANLDAAPADSKGFFQGAMASLNPYVQAQHFSAFDGNTPLVPGIQAIATRGHTAGHTSYVVESKGQKLLVWGDVVHVAAVQFDEPAVTIGFDSDSKNAAVQRKAAFAAAAKGGYLVADAHIAFPGLGHVRANGKAYRWIPVNYTVPR is encoded by the coding sequence ATGCGAATTCCACAAGCCATCCTCCGCGCTGCCCTGGCCACCGCCTTCACCGCCACCGCCGCGCACGCTGCCGCCCCTATGGCCAAAACCCAGGCCCCCGGCTTCTACCGCATGGCGCTGGGCGACTTTGAGGTCACCGCTTTGTCCGATGGCACGGTCGATCTGCCGGTCGACAAGCTGCTGAGCCACACCACGCCCGCCAAAGTGCAAAAGGCCCTGGCCCAGTCCTACCTGGCGGCCCCGCTGGAGACCTCGGTCAACGGCTACCTGGTCAATACCGGAGCCAAGCTGGTGCTGATCGACACCGGCGCCGCCGGCCTGTTCGGCCCCACCCTGGGCAAGCTGGTGGCCAACCTGAAGGCGGCGGGCTACCAGCCCGAGCAGGTGGACGAGATCTACATCACCCACATGCACCCCGACCACGTGGGCGGCCTGGTGGACGGCGACAAGATGGTCTTCCCCAACGCCACCGTGCGCGCCGACAAGCACGATGCCGACTTCTGGCTCAGCCAGGCCAACCTGGACGCCGCACCGGCCGATTCCAAAGGCTTCTTCCAGGGCGCCATGGCCTCGCTGAACCCCTACGTCCAGGCCCAGCATTTTTCGGCGTTTGACGGCAACACCCCCCTGGTGCCCGGCATCCAGGCGATCGCCACCCGCGGCCACACCGCCGGGCACACCTCGTATGTAGTGGAAAGCAAGGGCCAGAAACTGCTGGTCTGGGGCGACGTGGTCCACGTGGCCGCGGTGCAGTTTGACGAGCCAGCGGTGACGATTGGCTTCGACAGCGACAGCAAAAATGCCGCCGTGCAACGCAAGGCCGCTTTCGCAGCTGCCGCCAAGGGCGGCTATCTGGTGGCAGATGCCCACATCGCCTTCCCCGGCCTGGGCCATGTGCGGGCCAACGGCAAGGCCTACCGCTGGATTCCGGTGAATTACACGGTGCCACGCTAA
- a CDS encoding response regulator, whose product MFKKSAGGSPPAQARGAPWRVLLVDDEPEVHVITRLTLRDCEYLGRAVEFTSASSAFEAREQLALHSDWALVFIDVVMETDTAGLDLVNHIRHTLGNTAVRLILRTGQPGQAPERRVIRDFDINDYINKTNVTADKLYTATMASLRAYHHIQQLHLADQRYSALNQLLEQRVEERTSELAQAKDLAEEATRAKSDFLANMSHEIRTPMNAIIGMSHLALLLDLAPDARNYITKVHRAAENLLGILNDILDFSKIEAGKLGIEVLDFQLEEVLDNLANLVGQKATDKGLELHFDLPPDLPTARVGDPLRLGQILTNLGNNAVKFTESGHILLGVRALADAPDGRPGLHFWMQDTGIGMTEAECARLFQSFSQADSSITRRYGGTGLGLAISKSLVEHMGGRIWVESEAGKGSTFHFHVYLGIQQASGPAWPTPSNMPALHGLRVLLVDDTAVAREILQRLVASLGMETALAADGPDALRQVAQRLAQGRPFDLVLMDWKMPLMDGLDCTLELQRQHLGAAPPVVLVTAYGHGEILGLATQRQVPLRAVVHKPVTRAHLLDAVGQALRLPSLWRTPVPDRRAQHSDTRQKLRGARLLLVEDNALNQELATHLLTRAGIRVALAQHGQEALDILYRDSAQNLAFDGVLMDCQMPVMDGYTAAAHIRRNPAWAQLPIIAMTANAMVDERDKVIAVGMNDYIAKPLNVEAMFATIARWVSPAVPVPGHPALPADRPAGPHDLPWLPGIDTGRGLARCSQDTALYRKLLQRFVVSLGQFADQFAQARSDPDPTSATRCAHTLRGTAGNVGAHAVERAAAALEAACADVSPASRLGALLADLLHAIAVVQPGLLQLGDTARARPVPPDAATLRTLALRLRAYILDSDAAAAQAATDLAALLQGGPQAAAAQRVCAALAVFDFDKAEQMLGEMALFPV is encoded by the coding sequence ATGTTTAAGAAATCTGCTGGCGGCAGTCCGCCCGCCCAGGCCCGTGGCGCACCCTGGCGCGTCCTGCTGGTAGACGACGAGCCCGAGGTGCACGTCATCACCCGCCTAACCCTGCGCGACTGCGAGTACCTGGGCCGGGCGGTGGAATTCACCAGCGCCAGCAGCGCGTTCGAGGCGCGAGAACAGTTGGCCCTGCACAGCGACTGGGCGCTGGTCTTCATCGATGTGGTGATGGAAACCGACACCGCCGGGCTGGACCTGGTCAACCACATCCGCCACACCCTGGGCAACACCGCCGTGCGGCTGATCCTGCGCACCGGCCAGCCTGGCCAGGCCCCCGAGCGGCGGGTGATCCGCGACTTCGACATCAACGACTACATCAACAAAACCAACGTCACCGCAGACAAGCTCTACACCGCCACCATGGCCTCGTTGCGGGCCTACCACCACATCCAGCAACTGCACCTGGCCGACCAGCGCTACAGCGCGCTCAACCAGCTATTGGAGCAGCGCGTCGAGGAGCGCACCTCCGAGCTGGCCCAGGCCAAAGACCTGGCCGAGGAAGCCACCCGGGCCAAAAGCGACTTTCTGGCCAATATGAGCCACGAAATCCGCACCCCCATGAACGCCATCATCGGCATGTCGCACCTGGCCCTGCTGCTGGATCTGGCACCCGATGCCCGCAACTACATCACCAAGGTGCACCGGGCGGCCGAGAACCTGCTTGGCATCCTCAACGACATCCTGGACTTCTCCAAGATCGAGGCGGGCAAACTGGGCATCGAAGTGCTCGATTTCCAGCTCGAAGAGGTGCTGGACAACCTGGCCAACCTAGTCGGGCAAAAAGCCACCGACAAGGGCCTGGAGCTGCATTTCGACCTGCCGCCCGACCTGCCCACCGCCCGCGTGGGCGACCCGCTGCGGCTGGGCCAGATCCTCACCAACCTGGGCAACAACGCCGTCAAGTTCACCGAATCCGGCCATATCCTGCTGGGCGTGCGCGCCCTCGCCGACGCGCCCGACGGTCGGCCCGGCTTGCATTTCTGGATGCAGGACACCGGCATTGGCATGACCGAGGCCGAATGCGCGCGGCTGTTCCAGTCGTTCAGCCAGGCCGACAGCTCCATCACACGCCGGTACGGCGGCACCGGGCTGGGGCTGGCCATCTCCAAAAGCCTGGTCGAGCACATGGGCGGGCGCATCTGGGTGGAGAGCGAGGCCGGGAAGGGCTCCACCTTCCATTTCCATGTCTACCTGGGCATCCAGCAGGCCAGCGGCCCGGCCTGGCCAACCCCATCGAACATGCCCGCGCTGCACGGCTTGCGGGTGCTGCTGGTGGACGACACCGCGGTAGCGCGCGAGATCCTGCAGCGGCTGGTGGCCAGCCTGGGCATGGAGACGGCGCTGGCCGCCGATGGCCCCGATGCCCTGCGCCAGGTGGCCCAGAGGCTGGCCCAGGGCCGTCCCTTCGACCTGGTACTGATGGACTGGAAAATGCCCTTGATGGATGGTCTGGACTGCACCCTGGAGCTGCAACGCCAGCACCTGGGCGCCGCGCCACCGGTGGTGCTGGTCACCGCCTACGGGCACGGCGAAATCCTCGGCCTGGCCACCCAGCGGCAGGTGCCCTTGCGTGCGGTGGTGCACAAGCCGGTCACCCGGGCCCATCTGCTGGATGCTGTGGGCCAGGCGCTGCGGCTGCCGTCGCTTTGGCGCACCCCGGTGCCGGACCGGCGCGCCCAGCACAGCGACACCCGGCAAAAGCTGCGGGGCGCACGCCTGCTGCTGGTGGAAGACAACGCGCTGAACCAGGAGCTGGCCACCCATCTGTTGACCCGCGCGGGCATCCGGGTGGCGTTGGCGCAGCACGGCCAGGAGGCCCTGGATATTCTGTACCGCGACAGCGCCCAGAACTTGGCCTTCGACGGCGTGCTGATGGATTGCCAGATGCCGGTGATGGACGGCTACACCGCCGCGGCGCACATCCGCCGCAACCCCGCCTGGGCCCAGCTGCCCATCATCGCCATGACGGCCAACGCCATGGTGGACGAGCGCGACAAGGTGATTGCCGTGGGCATGAACGACTACATCGCCAAGCCGCTGAACGTGGAGGCCATGTTTGCCACCATCGCCCGCTGGGTCAGTCCGGCGGTACCGGTGCCGGGCCATCCGGCACTGCCCGCAGACCGTCCTGCCGGACCGCACGATTTGCCCTGGTTACCGGGCATCGATACCGGGCGCGGCCTGGCGCGCTGCTCGCAGGATACCGCCCTGTACCGCAAGCTGCTCCAGCGCTTCGTGGTCAGCCTGGGCCAGTTTGCCGACCAGTTTGCGCAGGCCCGCAGCGACCCCGACCCCACCAGCGCCACCCGCTGTGCCCATACCCTGCGCGGCACCGCGGGCAACGTCGGGGCGCATGCGGTGGAGCGGGCTGCCGCTGCGCTGGAAGCCGCCTGTGCCGACGTGTCGCCTGCATCCCGGCTGGGGGCCTTGCTGGCCGACCTGTTGCATGCCATCGCGGTGGTACAGCCTGGCCTGCTGCAGCTGGGCGACACCGCCCGCGCCCGCCCCGTGCCACCCGATGCCGCCACGCTGCGGACCCTGGCGCTGCGCCTGCGGGCCTACATTCTGGACAGCGATGCCGCCGCCGCCCAGGCGGCCACCGACCTGGCCGCGTTGCTGCAGGGCGGGCCGCAGGCCGCGGCGGCCCAGCGCGTGTGCGCCGCGCTGGCAGTCTTCGACTTCGACAAAGCCGAGCAGATGCTGGGCGAAATGGCCTTGTTCCCGGTCTGA
- a CDS encoding EAL domain-containing protein codes for MRSHHHVVVALMGALLVCIWGFIGFWSWWERASMHTSQGLILEQLTAAVQAQTKGLFKQAESTLIAANQWMGDHPNADPGKAPDFIALVEKLRTTSGGLLDVRMVSQSGELRLVPDLDQSRGIQVADRDYFRAQFVPATRGLYIGQPILGRVTKKWFIPISAPVERASGTIAVLLVVIELDRIAESFDAERIQPAGTIGIVRTDGTMLFRSPLDPKTIGQSIAKGEAWKRYMNVLTKGSYESSVSIFDRLPRLVSFARVDDYPLVVYVSASKSDMLQPWVFHTAILGGVAALVSLLSLLAGAALLRAMNTSQVASAIVQSSDDAIIGKSLEGTITSWNPGAERIFGYTALEIVGQPILRLLPPDRVHEEDLILEKIKSGHGIEHFETVRVRKDGSAIHVSVTISPIRDEFGHLIGASKIARDTTEQENTNRQLQLTASVFTNTAEGILITDRAGTILEVNDAFTRITGYSREEVIGNDPRMFRSSRQGPEVFKAIRQSLIRRGEWKGEMWSRRKSGEAYSAWLTVSKVKGSTGQVRNYVALFSDVTVLKLQQEELEHGAHFDALTDLPNRLLLSDRLQQAMNMCQRQGNYLAVVYLDLDGFKAVNDTFGHEMGDALLVAVSRRMHAALREVDTLARMGGDEFVAVLTGMHSIQDCIQMVTRILGVCAEPVRIQNQDLRVTASIGVTMYPQDNAEADQLMRHADQAMYEAKQGGKNRFHMFDSAQDAEFKNRSLQQEQVAQGLRQQEFVLYYQPKVNMRTGAIVGAEALVRWQHPQRGLLPPGVFLPAIEKHPLSDALGLWVLEAALQQMSAWQLQGLSLPVSVNVAARQLQHAGFPSQLADLLAHYPSVDPKCLELEVLETSALEDINSTASILQACHGLGVRFAMDDFGTGYSSLTYLRHLPVETLKIDQSFVRDMLIDQSDLSIVVGVIGLAVAFQRDVIAEGVETVAHGERLMELGCVLAQGYQIARPMPASLVPTWCATWKLPAAWARFTGTASAGKHLVSAPYEE; via the coding sequence ATGCGCTCACACCACCACGTGGTGGTGGCACTGATGGGGGCTTTGCTGGTGTGCATCTGGGGCTTTATCGGGTTTTGGTCATGGTGGGAGCGGGCCAGCATGCACACCTCCCAAGGTTTGATACTGGAGCAGCTGACGGCCGCCGTGCAGGCCCAAACCAAAGGACTGTTCAAGCAGGCCGAGTCCACACTGATCGCCGCCAACCAGTGGATGGGCGACCACCCGAACGCCGACCCGGGCAAGGCGCCGGATTTCATTGCCCTGGTGGAGAAACTGCGCACCACCTCGGGCGGTCTGCTGGACGTGCGCATGGTCAGCCAGAGTGGCGAGCTGCGGCTGGTGCCCGACCTGGACCAAAGCCGCGGGATACAGGTGGCAGACAGAGACTACTTTCGTGCCCAGTTCGTGCCCGCCACCCGGGGCCTGTACATCGGCCAACCCATCCTGGGCCGGGTCACTAAAAAGTGGTTCATTCCCATTTCGGCCCCGGTGGAGCGGGCCAGCGGGACCATTGCCGTGCTGCTGGTCGTGATTGAGCTGGACCGCATTGCCGAGTCTTTTGACGCGGAGCGCATCCAGCCGGCAGGCACGATTGGCATCGTGCGAACGGACGGCACCATGCTGTTCCGCAGCCCCTTGGACCCTAAAACGATTGGCCAGTCGATTGCCAAAGGGGAAGCGTGGAAGCGCTACATGAACGTGCTCACCAAGGGCTCCTACGAGTCCAGTGTGAGCATTTTTGACCGGCTACCGCGCCTGGTGTCGTTCGCCCGGGTGGATGACTACCCCTTGGTGGTCTACGTCAGTGCCAGCAAGAGCGACATGCTCCAACCCTGGGTCTTCCATACGGCCATTTTGGGCGGCGTGGCGGCCCTGGTGTCGCTGTTAAGCCTGTTGGCGGGTGCGGCGTTGCTGCGCGCCATGAATACCTCGCAGGTGGCTTCGGCCATCGTCCAGTCGTCCGACGATGCCATCATCGGCAAATCGCTGGAGGGCACCATCACCAGCTGGAACCCGGGGGCCGAGCGCATCTTTGGCTACACGGCTCTGGAGATAGTGGGGCAGCCGATATTGCGCCTGCTCCCGCCCGACCGGGTGCATGAAGAAGACCTCATCCTGGAGAAAATCAAAAGCGGGCACGGTATCGAGCATTTTGAAACGGTGCGTGTCCGCAAGGACGGAAGTGCGATCCATGTGTCGGTCACCATCTCCCCCATCCGGGACGAATTTGGCCACCTGATTGGCGCCTCCAAGATCGCCCGCGACACCACCGAGCAAGAAAACACCAACCGCCAGCTCCAGCTCACCGCCAGCGTGTTCACCAACACCGCGGAGGGGATCTTGATCACCGACCGTGCGGGCACGATCCTGGAGGTCAACGATGCCTTCACCCGCATTACCGGCTACAGCCGGGAAGAGGTGATAGGCAACGACCCCCGCATGTTCCGATCCAGCCGGCAAGGGCCGGAGGTATTCAAGGCCATTCGCCAATCTTTGATCCGGCGCGGCGAATGGAAAGGTGAAATGTGGAGCCGGCGCAAGAGCGGTGAGGCCTATTCAGCCTGGCTGACGGTCAGCAAGGTCAAGGGCAGCACGGGACAGGTACGCAACTATGTCGCCCTGTTTTCCGACGTCACCGTGCTGAAGCTGCAGCAAGAAGAGCTGGAGCACGGCGCGCATTTTGATGCCCTGACCGACCTGCCCAACCGCCTTCTGCTGTCAGACCGGCTACAGCAGGCCATGAATATGTGCCAGCGACAAGGCAACTACCTGGCGGTGGTCTACCTGGACCTGGACGGGTTCAAGGCGGTCAACGACACGTTTGGCCACGAAATGGGCGACGCCCTGTTGGTGGCGGTATCCCGCCGCATGCATGCCGCACTGCGCGAAGTGGATACGCTGGCGCGTATGGGAGGCGACGAATTTGTGGCGGTATTGACCGGCATGCACAGCATCCAGGACTGCATCCAGATGGTCACGCGCATCCTGGGTGTGTGTGCGGAACCGGTGCGCATCCAGAACCAGGACCTGCGCGTCACCGCCAGTATCGGGGTGACCATGTACCCGCAAGACAACGCCGAAGCCGACCAGTTGATGCGCCACGCAGACCAGGCGATGTACGAAGCCAAGCAAGGCGGCAAAAACCGCTTCCACATGTTCGATTCAGCGCAGGACGCGGAATTCAAGAACCGCAGCCTGCAACAGGAACAGGTGGCCCAGGGTCTGCGCCAACAGGAGTTCGTGCTGTACTACCAGCCTAAGGTGAATATGCGTACCGGCGCCATCGTGGGCGCCGAAGCCCTGGTCCGGTGGCAGCATCCGCAACGGGGCCTGTTACCGCCGGGCGTATTCTTGCCCGCCATCGAGAAACACCCCTTGAGTGATGCCTTGGGCCTGTGGGTCCTGGAGGCAGCGCTCCAGCAAATGAGCGCCTGGCAACTGCAAGGCCTGAGCTTGCCCGTCAGCGTCAACGTGGCTGCCAGACAGTTGCAACACGCGGGCTTTCCGTCGCAGCTGGCAGACCTGCTCGCCCACTACCCGAGCGTGGATCCGAAGTGCCTGGAACTCGAAGTGCTGGAAACCAGCGCGCTGGAAGATATCAACTCCACAGCAAGCATCCTGCAGGCCTGCCACGGCCTGGGCGTACGCTTTGCGATGGACGACTTCGGCACCGGTTACTCGTCGCTGACCTACCTGCGGCACCTGCCGGTGGAGACCTTGAAGATCGACCAAAGCTTTGTCCGGGACATGCTCATCGACCAAAGCGATTTGTCCATCGTGGTCGGCGTGATCGGGCTGGCCGTAGCCTTTCAGAGGGACGTGATTGCCGAGGGCGTCGAAACCGTGGCCCATGGCGAGCGGCTGATGGAGCTGGGTTGCGTCTTGGCCCAAGGCTACCAAATCGCGCGGCCCATGCCCGCAAGCCTGGTGCCCACTTGGTGCGCGACCTGGAAACTGCCTGCCGCATGGGCGAGATTTACCGGCACAGCGTCTGCCGGGAAGCACTTGGTGTCCGCGCCCTATGAAGAATAA
- a CDS encoding ATP-binding protein translates to MSLQSDQIPPEFLQKWQDTINVMARIFDVPAGLMMRVLPEQIEVLLSSTSDGNPYEHAEKAALDTGLYCETVMATRDLLHVPNALDDPQWEHNPDVALNMISYLGVPLEWRPDEMFGTICVLDSKTRHYPEKYMELMWELKKSIEADFSVIRHNQDLVQANLLLAQEVKERQATELRLQAAQHDLAQAEKMAALGGLVAGIAHEINTPVGLGLTGSSHFKHMVEQLETKFRAGQLEEPDFEQFLADSKQLSHSIFISLEKAAALVKSFKLVAVDQTHDEMRNFQPLAYIQDLLLTHKQALRQAGVATAVDCQADLVVTSYPGAWSQVLSNLISNSLVHGFTPGQTDARIHIALAETPGEWVLDYRDNGRGMSDEVARKVFDPFFTTNRQGGGSGLGMHVVYNLVSQKLGGQIHLQTALGQGAAFTCHLPKQPASA, encoded by the coding sequence ATGTCTCTTCAAAGCGACCAGATCCCGCCCGAATTCCTCCAGAAGTGGCAAGACACCATCAATGTCATGGCCCGCATTTTTGACGTGCCTGCGGGTCTGATGATGCGGGTGCTGCCCGAGCAGATCGAGGTGCTGCTGTCCAGCACCTCGGACGGCAACCCCTACGAACACGCCGAAAAAGCCGCGCTCGACACCGGCCTGTACTGCGAAACCGTGATGGCCACGCGCGACCTGCTGCACGTGCCCAATGCGCTGGACGACCCACAGTGGGAGCACAACCCCGATGTCGCGCTGAACATGATCTCCTACCTCGGGGTGCCGCTGGAGTGGCGCCCTGACGAGATGTTTGGCACCATCTGCGTGCTCGACAGCAAAACCCGCCACTACCCCGAGAAGTACATGGAGCTCATGTGGGAGCTCAAAAAGAGCATCGAGGCCGATTTTTCGGTGATCCGGCACAACCAAGACCTGGTGCAGGCCAACCTGCTGCTGGCCCAGGAGGTCAAAGAGCGGCAGGCCACCGAACTGCGGCTGCAGGCGGCCCAGCATGACCTGGCGCAGGCTGAGAAGATGGCGGCGCTGGGCGGGCTGGTGGCGGGCATCGCCCACGAGATCAACACCCCGGTGGGCCTGGGGCTGACCGGCTCCTCGCACTTCAAACACATGGTCGAGCAGCTGGAGACCAAGTTCCGCGCCGGGCAGCTGGAGGAGCCGGATTTTGAGCAGTTTCTGGCCGATTCCAAGCAGCTGTCGCACTCGATCTTCATCAGCCTGGAGAAGGCCGCGGCCCTGGTCAAGAGCTTCAAGCTGGTGGCGGTGGACCAGACGCACGACGAAATGCGCAACTTCCAGCCGCTGGCCTATATCCAGGACTTGCTGCTGACCCACAAGCAGGCGCTGCGCCAGGCGGGGGTGGCCACGGCGGTGGACTGCCAGGCCGACCTGGTGGTGACCAGCTACCCCGGTGCCTGGTCGCAGGTGCTGTCCAACCTGATCAGCAATTCGCTGGTGCATGGTTTCACCCCGGGGCAAACCGATGCCCGGATCCACATCGCCCTGGCCGAAACGCCCGGCGAATGGGTGCTGGACTACCGCGACAACGGCCGCGGCATGTCCGACGAGGTGGCCCGCAAGGTGTTCGACCCGTTCTTCACTACCAACCGCCAGGGCGGTGGCAGCGGTCTGGGCATGCACGTGGTCTACAACCTGGTATCGCAAAAGCTGGGTGGGCAGATCCACTTGCAGACGGCCCTGGGGCAGGGAGCCGCCTTTACCTGCCACCTGCCCAAACAACCGGCCAGCGCATGA